In Zygosaccharomyces rouxii strain CBS732 chromosome E complete sequence, the DNA window TCGATGCATTAGACACAATGATTAGTGACGGTAGAATAGAGGCATCACTAGCGATGCGTGTGCTAGAAACGTTTGATAGGGTAGTAGCAGAGACTCTCAGGGACAATACGCAGTCTAAATTAACAGTAAAGGGGAATTTGGATACCTACGGATTCTGTGACGATGTTTGGACTTTTatagtgaaaaattgtcaagTTACGGTGGAAGGTAGCCATGAAGGTAGTGGACATATGGGTGGTAGCGATGGTCAATCTACTATTGCAGTGGACAAATTGAGAATAGTGGCATGTAATTCAAAACGTAGTGAATAATCAACTGGTGTGAACACCTACGTTTACCATTCTTACTTTATTTGCCTCCCGTCCCTCTATCCATTATAATGATTGATTTGTGTAGCAATAGAAATTCAGAGAATTTAATGTACTAGTTTATTAtaattgatttgaaattgattaatattggaatcaatttttgtatTATTCATAGCGACggaagaatttttcagttaTA includes these proteins:
- the TOA2 gene encoding transcription initiation factor IIA subunit gamma (highly similar to uniprot|P32774 Saccharomyces cerevisiae YKL058W TOA2 Transcription factor IIA small chain), whose protein sequence is MAVPGYYELYRRSTVGNSLVDALDTMISDGRIEASLAMRVLETFDRVVAETLRDNTQSKLTVKGNLDTYGFCDDVWTFIVKNCQVTVEGSHEGSGHMGGSDGQSTIAVDKLRIVACNSKRSE